In Rahnella variigena, one DNA window encodes the following:
- a CDS encoding cupin, producing MLLDRRRFVTLLGVLALIPMPRMAFATAREVAMDTLLINKPDGGVPNNALPVLIYHRVIPPDTADSAEYLEHLFRTNGWPPQWRYPVYTFTHFHSNTHEVLGVYAGSAKLQLGGEHGKIIEVNVGDVLLLPAGIGHKQISADEDFMLVGAYPPDMKADLCHDELPQLAARTKAVNAVPLPATDPVTGHTEGSMLVWHKE from the coding sequence ATGCTGTTGGATCGACGCCGGTTTGTTACTTTGCTGGGCGTGCTCGCCCTGATACCGATGCCACGTATGGCCTTCGCGACTGCCCGAGAGGTTGCTATGGATACACTGCTGATTAATAAACCCGACGGCGGTGTGCCGAATAACGCATTGCCGGTGCTGATTTATCACCGCGTCATTCCGCCCGATACCGCTGATAGTGCGGAATACCTCGAACACCTTTTCCGCACCAACGGCTGGCCGCCGCAGTGGCGTTATCCGGTGTATACCTTTACGCATTTTCACTCCAACACTCATGAAGTGCTGGGCGTTTATGCCGGTAGCGCAAAGCTGCAACTCGGCGGCGAGCACGGAAAAATTATTGAGGTAAACGTCGGGGATGTGTTGTTGCTTCCGGCCGGGATCGGCCATAAACAAATTTCAGCCGATGAAGATTTCATGCTGGTCGGCGCGTATCCGCCGGATATGAAAGCTGACCTTTGTCATGACGAACTGCCACAACTGGCAGCACGCACCAAGGCGGTCAATGCCGTGCCGCTGCCCGCCACGGATCCGGTGACCGGACACACTGAAGGCAGCATGCTGGTGTGGCATAAAGAGTAA
- the osmE gene encoding osmotically-inducible lipoprotein OsmE, with protein MNKKMLLVVATAVSVLAGCQTYDRAASYVKEPVVSDVKVGMTKSQVRAIAGPPSTEATLIHAKGTCQTYAVAPRDGKAQTYFVSYNDTGHVMNKGYQSCSDYDKDPQAGQ; from the coding sequence ATGAATAAGAAAATGTTACTTGTGGTTGCTACAGCTGTTTCTGTATTGGCAGGGTGTCAGACTTACGATCGCGCAGCAAGCTACGTTAAAGAGCCTGTCGTCAGCGACGTTAAAGTCGGTATGACCAAATCTCAGGTTCGTGCAATTGCAGGGCCACCATCGACTGAAGCCACGCTTATCCATGCTAAAGGGACTTGCCAGACTTATGCGGTTGCTCCGCGTGATGGTAAAGCTCAGACCTACTTCGTTAGCTATAACGACACCGGTCATGTCATGAATAAGGGTTATCAGTCCTGTTCAGACTACGATAAAGACCCGCAGGCTGGTCAGTAA